A single genomic interval of Amycolatopsis albispora harbors:
- a CDS encoding TIGR03084 family metal-binding protein produces the protein MVAFAELLADLQAETRVVEDMLTGLSHATWDAPTPAPGWAIRDQVSHLAYFDEAATRAAVDPDRFRAVEAKQVSRNPAFADEVAQRHRGLPPAELSTWFRDARRRLVDTASGLDPKLRVPWYGPEMSLASSITARLMETWAHGQDIADALGVERTPTARLRHIAHLGVRTFGFAFGRHGKPVPADPVRVDLSSPDGATWTWGPPRARDIVSGPALDFCLVVTQRRHVADTALKISGPVAAEWMSIAQAFAGPPGPGRAPGEFARKEKTVR, from the coding sequence ATGGTCGCCTTCGCCGAGTTGCTCGCCGACCTCCAGGCCGAAACCCGAGTGGTCGAGGACATGCTGACCGGGCTGAGCCACGCCACCTGGGACGCGCCGACCCCCGCGCCGGGGTGGGCGATCCGCGACCAGGTCAGCCATCTGGCCTACTTCGACGAGGCGGCCACTCGGGCCGCAGTCGATCCCGACCGCTTCCGCGCGGTGGAGGCCAAGCAGGTGTCGCGAAACCCGGCGTTCGCCGACGAGGTAGCCCAGCGGCATCGGGGGCTGCCGCCGGCGGAGCTGTCGACCTGGTTCCGCGACGCGCGCCGGCGCCTGGTCGACACGGCGTCCGGACTGGACCCGAAGCTCCGGGTGCCGTGGTATGGGCCGGAGATGAGCCTCGCGTCCTCGATCACAGCCCGGCTGATGGAGACGTGGGCGCACGGCCAGGACATCGCCGACGCCCTCGGTGTCGAGCGCACTCCGACCGCGCGGTTGCGGCACATCGCACATCTGGGGGTGCGCACCTTTGGGTTCGCGTTCGGGCGGCACGGGAAGCCGGTTCCCGCCGACCCGGTCCGCGTCGACCTGTCGAGTCCCGATGGTGCGACCTGGACGTGGGGGCCGCCGCGAGCGCGGGACATCGTGTCCGGGCCCGCGTTGGACTTCTGCCTCGTCGTGACCCAGCGGCGGCACGTCGCCGACACCGCGCTGAAGATCAGCGGGCCGGTGGCGGCCGAGTGGATGTCCATCGCCCAGGCCTTCGCCGGCCCACCGGGGCCGGGGCGTGCGCCAGGTGAGTTCGCCAGGAAGGAGAAGACGGTCCGATGA
- a CDS encoding AMP-binding protein, translating to MGTRRAATMPRASPNERFTTGGRQSPPRPSHPVRRVAERVEKESQSMTEQDLQRNLVTRVNVGDMLTRTAWRRPDHEAVVDGPRRLSYREFNAAVNRLANALLRNGYRRGEVLALVSGNSTEFLLTYYACAKTGVVCVPVNLAWGPRETAYVLDHSRSRGVVVESQLAGLVSAALDQLDDSAVTDVVVAHGTGAAWEASGSASWREFDDFVGAEGDAEPECFVEDRDPVSYLYTSGTTSAPKGVVSSHLAVYLESLNAPLVLGISERERAGVMMPLFHTAQLNGFTTGLFYMGGTAVLLRTFDPAALLATIESERLTEIFALPMMYRAMMDHDDIDKRDLSSLRLAIYAMAPMPDTDLRRAIEVFGCEFALGFGQTEMNPITTVFPPEYQLSHAGSVGLPVPNVQVGIMDDDGHLLPQGETGEIVYRGPHAMEGYLRNPEATAAAFAHGWFHSGDVGRFDADGLLWFADRKKDVIKTGGENVASIEVEKALYEAEPRIQEVVAVGLPHERWSEAITAVVTRKPGSDLSEEDVLAAARSRLPGFKVPKAVVFVDEMPRTATGKIQKNVLRDQYRDHFRND from the coding sequence GTGGGCACGCGACGAGCGGCCACGATGCCGCGGGCCTCACCCAACGAACGATTCACAACTGGCGGACGTCAGTCGCCACCTCGGCCAAGCCATCCGGTCCGCCGCGTCGCGGAGCGTGTCGAGAAGGAGAGCCAATCGATGACCGAGCAAGATCTCCAGCGGAATCTGGTGACCCGGGTGAATGTCGGCGACATGCTCACCCGCACCGCCTGGCGGCGCCCCGACCACGAGGCGGTCGTGGACGGGCCACGACGGCTGTCCTATCGCGAGTTCAACGCGGCGGTGAACCGGCTGGCGAACGCGCTGCTGCGGAACGGATACCGGCGCGGCGAGGTGCTGGCCCTGGTCAGCGGAAACAGCACGGAGTTCCTGCTGACCTACTACGCGTGCGCCAAGACCGGTGTCGTCTGTGTGCCGGTCAATCTTGCTTGGGGCCCACGGGAGACCGCCTACGTGCTCGATCACTCCCGGTCCCGGGGCGTCGTCGTGGAAAGCCAGCTTGCCGGCCTGGTGTCGGCCGCGCTGGACCAGCTCGACGACAGCGCCGTGACCGACGTGGTCGTTGCCCACGGCACCGGTGCGGCGTGGGAAGCCTCGGGCTCGGCGTCCTGGCGCGAGTTCGACGACTTCGTTGGCGCGGAAGGCGACGCGGAGCCGGAGTGTTTCGTCGAGGATCGCGACCCGGTCAGCTACCTCTACACCAGCGGCACCACCTCGGCCCCCAAGGGTGTGGTGAGCAGCCACCTCGCGGTCTATCTCGAATCACTGAACGCCCCGCTGGTTCTGGGCATCAGCGAACGGGAGCGCGCCGGGGTGATGATGCCGCTGTTCCACACCGCGCAACTCAACGGCTTCACCACCGGCCTGTTCTACATGGGGGGAACCGCGGTACTGCTGCGCACCTTCGATCCGGCGGCGTTGCTGGCCACCATCGAGTCCGAACGCCTCACCGAAATCTTCGCGCTGCCCATGATGTACCGGGCGATGATGGACCACGACGACATCGACAAACGCGATCTCTCCAGCCTGCGCTTGGCGATCTACGCCATGGCACCGATGCCCGACACCGACCTTCGCCGGGCGATCGAGGTGTTCGGATGTGAGTTCGCCCTCGGCTTCGGCCAGACCGAGATGAACCCGATCACCACGGTCTTTCCCCCCGAATACCAGCTGTCCCACGCCGGTTCGGTCGGACTACCGGTTCCCAACGTGCAGGTCGGCATCATGGACGACGACGGCCACCTGCTCCCCCAGGGCGAAACGGGCGAGATCGTCTACCGTGGCCCACACGCCATGGAGGGCTACCTGCGCAACCCCGAAGCCACGGCCGCGGCGTTCGCCCACGGTTGGTTCCACTCCGGCGACGTCGGCCGGTTCGACGCGGACGGACTGCTGTGGTTCGCCGACCGCAAGAAGGACGTCATCAAAACCGGCGGGGAGAACGTCGCCTCCATCGAGGTGGAGAAGGCACTCTACGAGGCCGAACCCCGCATCCAGGAGGTCGTCGCGGTCGGACTGCCGCACGAACGGTGGTCGGAGGCGATCACGGCGGTCGTGACCCGCAAGCCAGGCAGTGATCTAAGCGAGGAGGACGTGCTCGCCGCCGCCCGCAGTCGACTGCCCGGGTTCAAGGTGCCCAAGGCCGTCGTGTTCGTGGACGAGATGCCCCGCACCGCCACCGGAAAGATCCAGAAGAACGTCCTGCGCGATCAGTACCGGGACCACTTCCGCAACGACTAG
- a CDS encoding TetR/AcrR family transcriptional regulator yields the protein MSSEAEAPLRTRDPARKERILAAAADLVARHGYHAVSMADIGAVAGITGAGIYRHFDSKSAVLVALFDRVIDGLVREEQGIVAGTADLRETLDKLIAGQVEFVVRDRELAQVYHNEIHNLPEEDRRRLRRKQRLYLEEWVHVLMELRPELTDTEARTIVHAAIGAIQSTLFHRVGLPEPRLRELLAECARSVLNGG from the coding sequence GTGAGCAGCGAGGCCGAGGCACCACTGCGGACCCGTGATCCCGCGCGCAAGGAACGCATCCTCGCCGCCGCCGCCGACCTGGTAGCCCGCCACGGCTACCACGCCGTGTCCATGGCCGACATCGGCGCCGTGGCCGGCATCACCGGCGCCGGCATCTACCGGCACTTCGACAGCAAGTCTGCCGTGCTGGTGGCGCTGTTCGACCGGGTGATCGACGGGCTGGTGCGTGAAGAGCAGGGCATCGTAGCTGGCACCGCCGACCTTCGGGAAACCCTGGACAAGTTGATTGCCGGCCAGGTCGAATTCGTGGTGCGCGATCGGGAACTGGCCCAGGTCTACCACAACGAGATCCATAATCTTCCCGAGGAAGACCGCCGCCGGCTACGCCGCAAGCAGCGGCTCTACCTCGAAGAGTGGGTACACGTCCTGATGGAGCTGCGCCCGGAACTCACCGATACCGAGGCCCGCACCATCGTGCACGCGGCCATCGGTGCTATCCAGTCGACGCTGTTCCACCGCGTCGGTCTCCCCGAACCGAGGCTGCGCGAACTGCTCGCCGAATGCGCCCGCTCGGTGCTCAACGGCGGCTGA
- a CDS encoding Zn-ribbon domain-containing OB-fold protein, which yields MTTTAPVPTLYEDTAPYWRAAVEGRFALPRCRACRRFHHHPRAWCPYCWCTDLEWAEPSGRGIVLTYTTVHQPPSPAFTAPYVLAVIELAEGPRMMANVVDCAPDTVRVGTPVQVTFEPRGDVAIPQFRPREETPS from the coding sequence ATGACCACCACCGCACCCGTTCCCACCCTGTACGAGGACACCGCACCCTACTGGCGTGCGGCCGTCGAGGGCCGGTTCGCACTACCTCGGTGCCGCGCGTGCCGCAGGTTCCACCACCACCCGCGAGCATGGTGTCCCTACTGCTGGTGCACCGACCTCGAATGGGCGGAGCCCTCCGGCCGCGGCATCGTGCTGACCTACACGACCGTGCACCAGCCACCGTCCCCCGCGTTCACCGCACCCTACGTGCTGGCCGTGATCGAACTGGCGGAAGGACCTCGGATGATGGCCAACGTCGTCGACTGCGCCCCGGACACGGTCCGCGTTGGCACCCCGGTCCAGGTCACGTTCGAACCACGCGGAGACGTCGCGATCCCGCAGTTCCGGCCGCGGGAGGAGACACCCTCATGA
- a CDS encoding thiolase family protein, protein MQELVLRHFVTNSGIGPNAVDGLLVCPAGMAGGQGADVFNHERINDALGIRPRFCETINVGGATYTVMLTRAATAIRAGLADAVLCVGAGKFPKVGAGGADLMARMISHPDFEYPYGSFIPALYALAATRHMAERGTPREALAAVAVTSREWALRHPDALMRPAGPLTIEQVLDSRPIASPFHLLDCSVPCEGGAAFLVMRGELARELTQQPAYLLGFGEHHDHGNISHASDFATMGAGVSARTAFAMAGLAPSDVDIAQLYDAFSINPILLLEETGLAEPGKGGHFYLNGAAAPDGVLPVNTYGGLLSFGHTGDASGMSMLIEGARQVMGQAGDRQVEADIALVHTYGGMMADHSTVLLGRTAR, encoded by the coding sequence ATGCAGGAACTCGTCCTGCGCCACTTCGTGACCAACTCCGGGATCGGGCCGAACGCCGTGGACGGGCTGCTGGTCTGCCCTGCCGGCATGGCGGGCGGACAGGGCGCCGACGTCTTCAACCACGAGCGGATCAACGACGCGCTGGGCATCCGACCGCGGTTCTGCGAAACGATCAACGTGGGCGGCGCCACCTACACCGTCATGCTCACCCGCGCGGCGACGGCCATCAGGGCGGGGCTGGCGGACGCAGTGTTGTGCGTGGGCGCGGGCAAGTTCCCCAAGGTCGGCGCCGGCGGTGCCGACCTGATGGCCCGCATGATCAGCCACCCGGACTTCGAGTACCCCTACGGCAGCTTCATCCCCGCCCTCTACGCCCTGGCCGCCACCCGGCACATGGCTGAGCGGGGCACCCCGCGGGAAGCGCTGGCCGCGGTCGCGGTCACCAGCCGGGAGTGGGCGCTGCGCCACCCTGACGCGCTGATGCGACCGGCGGGCCCGCTGACCATCGAGCAGGTTCTCGACTCACGGCCGATCGCCTCGCCGTTTCACCTCCTGGACTGCTCGGTGCCGTGCGAAGGGGGCGCGGCGTTCCTGGTGATGCGCGGCGAGCTGGCACGTGAGCTCACCCAGCAGCCCGCCTACCTACTCGGCTTCGGGGAGCACCACGACCACGGCAACATCAGCCACGCCAGCGACTTCGCCACCATGGGCGCGGGCGTCTCGGCCCGCACCGCGTTCGCCATGGCTGGCCTCGCCCCGTCGGACGTGGACATCGCCCAGCTCTACGACGCCTTCAGCATCAACCCGATCCTGCTGTTGGAGGAGACCGGCCTCGCCGAGCCCGGCAAGGGTGGCCACTTCTACCTGAACGGTGCGGCCGCGCCGGACGGGGTCCTTCCGGTCAACACCTACGGCGGACTGCTGTCCTTCGGACACACTGGAGACGCCTCCGGTATGTCGATGCTGATCGAGGGCGCCCGCCAGGTGATGGGCCAGGCGGGAGACCGGCAGGTCGAGGCGGACATCGCCCTGGTCCACACCTACGGCGGAATGATGGCCGACCACTCCACCGTGCTCCTGGGAAGGACCGCACGATGA
- a CDS encoding acyl-CoA dehydrogenase family protein, which produces MDFRETDEQRALREAVSKLAASFGHEYFVERAKSGQKSTELWQAVGRQGFLGVNIDEAHGGGGGGVYELQLVSEELAAAGCPLLMMVVSPAICGTIIQAHGTDEQRKRWLPGIASGETIMAFAITEPDAGSNSHNISTAATRDGGDYVLRGTKYYISGVDEAEAVLVVTRTGTDASGRGRLSLLIVPTDAPGLERTAIPVEVTAPETQFTLFFDDVRVPAENLIGVEGEGLKQVFMGLNPERIMGAALANGIARYGLTKASEYARERNVWGVPIGSHQGVAHPLANAKIQVELARLMTRQAAWLHDEGDPASGEAANMAKYAAAEAGLTALDQAIQTHGGNGMSTEYGLATLWGPLRLMRTAPISREMILNYVAQHGLGLPKSY; this is translated from the coding sequence GTGGACTTTCGGGAGACCGACGAGCAGCGCGCACTTCGCGAGGCGGTGTCCAAGCTCGCCGCCTCGTTCGGCCACGAGTACTTCGTGGAGCGGGCGAAGTCGGGCCAGAAGAGCACCGAACTCTGGCAGGCCGTGGGACGGCAGGGCTTTCTCGGGGTGAACATCGATGAGGCCCATGGCGGCGGCGGGGGTGGCGTCTACGAGCTGCAACTGGTGAGCGAGGAACTCGCCGCTGCGGGCTGTCCGCTGTTGATGATGGTGGTCTCGCCGGCGATCTGCGGCACGATCATTCAGGCGCATGGCACGGACGAGCAGCGCAAGCGGTGGCTGCCCGGCATCGCCAGCGGTGAGACGATCATGGCGTTCGCGATCACCGAGCCGGACGCCGGGTCGAATTCACACAACATTTCTACAGCGGCGACCCGGGACGGCGGCGACTACGTGCTGCGCGGAACCAAGTACTACATCTCGGGGGTGGACGAGGCGGAGGCCGTCCTGGTGGTGACCCGCACGGGTACCGACGCGTCCGGACGTGGCAGGCTCAGTCTGCTGATCGTGCCGACCGACGCGCCGGGGCTGGAGCGAACCGCGATCCCGGTGGAGGTCACCGCGCCGGAGACGCAGTTCACGTTGTTCTTCGACGATGTGCGGGTGCCTGCGGAGAACCTGATCGGCGTTGAGGGGGAAGGCCTCAAGCAGGTGTTCATGGGGCTGAACCCGGAGCGGATCATGGGTGCGGCGCTGGCGAACGGGATCGCGCGCTATGGCCTGACCAAGGCGTCCGAGTACGCCCGCGAGCGGAATGTGTGGGGGGTGCCGATCGGGTCGCACCAGGGCGTTGCCCACCCGCTGGCGAACGCCAAGATCCAGGTCGAGCTGGCTCGGCTGATGACCCGGCAGGCCGCCTGGTTGCACGACGAGGGCGACCCCGCGTCTGGTGAGGCGGCGAACATGGCGAAGTACGCCGCCGCTGAGGCCGGATTGACGGCGCTGGACCAGGCGATTCAGACCCACGGCGGCAACGGGATGTCCACCGAGTACGGGCTGGCCACGTTGTGGGGGCCGTTGCGGTTGATGCGGACCGCGCCGATCAGCCGGGAGATGATCCTCAACTACGTGGCCCAGCACGGTCTGGGCCTGCCGAAGTCGTACTGA
- a CDS encoding FAS1-like dehydratase domain-containing protein gives MTVNYADALNYVVTGSHAEAQAWIGHEVTTEAPFPVNEAQIAYFCALVEDADENHWDADAAGRRYGALISPPGMLMVWAFPLPWNPWGRPEHAPILALDVPLPGTTLINVSTDTRFLAPMRVGDRLTFSERVESVSAEKHTALGVGHFVTTRSACRNQEGTLVATNDNVLFRYRASDAKPPTRQAAPAAADPADAVEVLPEVRMPVTVTRCVLDAAATRDFFRGHHDHAYAREQGARDVYLNTMFLHGFVDRVGKAWAGPDAWLARRRLQMIAPVCAGDTLRTDGRVLSIDDTAQPRQATLAIDCHTEHGLAARSTLVFNLDQLPGHVTTSR, from the coding sequence ATGACCGTCAACTACGCCGACGCGCTCAACTACGTGGTCACCGGGTCGCACGCCGAAGCGCAGGCCTGGATCGGCCACGAGGTCACCACCGAGGCGCCGTTTCCGGTCAACGAAGCGCAGATCGCGTACTTCTGCGCCCTCGTCGAGGACGCCGACGAGAACCACTGGGACGCCGACGCCGCGGGGAGGCGGTACGGGGCGCTGATCTCGCCGCCCGGAATGCTCATGGTCTGGGCGTTCCCGCTGCCGTGGAACCCGTGGGGCAGACCGGAGCACGCGCCGATCCTCGCCCTCGACGTGCCGCTGCCCGGCACCACGCTGATCAACGTCTCCACCGACACCCGGTTCCTCGCCCCGATGCGAGTCGGCGACCGGCTCACCTTCAGCGAGCGCGTGGAGTCCGTCTCCGCGGAGAAGCACACCGCGCTGGGCGTGGGCCACTTTGTCACCACACGGTCCGCATGCCGGAACCAGGAAGGCACGCTGGTCGCCACCAACGACAACGTGCTCTTCCGCTACCGCGCCTCCGACGCCAAGCCGCCCACGCGGCAGGCTGCCCCGGCCGCGGCTGACCCGGCGGACGCGGTCGAGGTTCTCCCCGAGGTGCGGATGCCGGTGACAGTCACCCGGTGCGTGCTCGACGCCGCGGCCACCCGCGACTTCTTCCGCGGCCACCACGACCACGCCTACGCGCGAGAACAGGGCGCCCGCGACGTCTACCTCAACACCATGTTTCTCCACGGCTTCGTCGACCGCGTCGGCAAGGCCTGGGCGGGCCCGGACGCCTGGCTAGCGCGCAGGCGGCTGCAGATGATCGCGCCGGTCTGCGCCGGCGACACCCTGCGCACCGACGGCCGCGTGCTCTCCATCGACGACACAGCGCAGCCCCGCCAGGCGACGCTAGCGATCGACTGCCACACCGAGCACGGCCTGGCCGCCCGATCCACCCTCGTCTTCAACCTCGACCAGCTACCCGGTCACGTCACGACCAGCCGATGA
- a CDS encoding biotin carboxylase N-terminal domain-containing protein, whose amino-acid sequence MESTVSRINKLLVANRGEIASRVMRTARELDIGTVAVFSDADAHAPFVAEADQSVHLPGVAPADTYLRADLLLDAARRTGADAVHPGYGFLSENAGFARACEDAGLVFVGPPPAAIEAMGSKTAAKELMAHAGVPVLPGIVIDDEEVDPRSLEAQVAAEIGYPVLVKAAYGGGGRGMRVVEAKAGLADAVTSARREAASAFGNATVFLERYVDSPRHIEVQIFGDRHGTVVDLFERECSIQRRYQKILEEAPSPAVDDRLRAELGQAAVAAGKAIGYVGAGTVEFVLDSSGQFYFLEVNTRLQVEHPVTELVTGLDLVRLQLLVAEGAPLPQEALEATISGHAVEARLYAEDTAAGFLPATGTLHRFDIPRLPGVRVDAGVADGSVVSPHYDPMLAKVIAHGRTRDEAIRTLARTLADSRLHGVVTNRDLLIGILREDEFRSGAIDTGYLSRHDPVEVERCWRDPQAVSTHALAAALAGQAERRARARALATVPSGWRNVDNGPQRVAFVADGEDIDVTYRIRDGEVTGSVAGQALGAVHAFTLAPDRVDIAVGGTRCAMSVSRYGDEAYVDSALESTRLTEKARFPDPTAVREPGSLLAPMPGTVVRVAVELGQEVTAGTPILVLEAMKMEHTVAAPHDGTVASVNVAMGQAVDTGSVLAVVEERMD is encoded by the coding sequence ATGGAGTCGACGGTGTCCAGGATCAACAAGCTGCTGGTGGCCAACCGGGGTGAGATCGCCTCCCGGGTGATGCGCACGGCCCGTGAGCTCGACATCGGCACGGTGGCGGTGTTCTCCGACGCGGACGCGCACGCCCCCTTCGTCGCGGAGGCCGATCAGTCCGTGCATCTGCCGGGCGTGGCGCCGGCCGACACGTATCTGCGTGCCGACCTGCTGCTGGACGCGGCCCGGCGGACCGGGGCGGACGCCGTTCATCCCGGCTATGGCTTCCTGTCGGAGAACGCGGGGTTCGCCAGAGCGTGCGAGGACGCGGGACTGGTGTTCGTCGGGCCGCCGCCGGCCGCGATCGAGGCGATGGGCTCGAAGACCGCGGCCAAGGAACTCATGGCCCACGCGGGTGTGCCGGTGCTGCCCGGAATCGTGATCGACGACGAGGAGGTCGACCCGCGCTCGCTCGAGGCTCAGGTGGCCGCCGAGATCGGCTACCCCGTCCTGGTCAAGGCCGCCTACGGCGGTGGCGGCCGCGGCATGCGGGTGGTCGAGGCCAAAGCCGGGCTGGCCGACGCGGTCACCTCCGCCAGGCGCGAGGCCGCCTCGGCGTTCGGCAACGCGACCGTGTTCCTCGAACGCTACGTCGACTCTCCCCGCCACATCGAGGTGCAGATCTTCGGCGACCGGCACGGCACCGTGGTGGACCTGTTCGAGCGCGAATGCTCCATCCAGCGGCGCTACCAGAAGATCCTCGAAGAGGCGCCGTCCCCCGCGGTCGACGATCGGCTGCGCGCCGAACTGGGCCAGGCCGCCGTCGCCGCCGGCAAGGCGATCGGCTACGTCGGCGCCGGCACCGTCGAGTTCGTCCTCGATTCCAGCGGCCAGTTCTACTTCCTCGAGGTCAACACCCGGCTGCAGGTGGAGCATCCGGTGACCGAGCTGGTGACCGGACTGGACCTGGTGCGGCTGCAGCTCCTTGTCGCTGAGGGCGCGCCGTTGCCGCAGGAGGCGCTGGAGGCGACCATCTCCGGACACGCCGTGGAGGCCCGGCTGTACGCCGAGGACACCGCCGCCGGTTTCCTACCCGCCACCGGCACGCTGCACCGCTTCGACATTCCCCGCCTGCCCGGTGTCCGGGTCGACGCGGGCGTGGCGGACGGTTCCGTGGTGAGCCCGCACTACGACCCCATGCTGGCGAAAGTGATCGCGCACGGCCGCACCCGAGACGAAGCGATCCGGACACTGGCCCGGACCCTCGCGGACAGCAGATTGCACGGTGTCGTCACCAACCGGGACTTGCTCATCGGCATCCTGCGCGAGGACGAGTTCCGCTCGGGCGCGATCGACACTGGCTACCTGAGCAGGCACGACCCGGTCGAGGTGGAACGCTGCTGGCGTGACCCGCAGGCAGTGTCGACGCATGCGCTCGCGGCGGCGCTGGCCGGACAGGCCGAACGCAGGGCGAGGGCACGGGCGCTGGCCACCGTCCCATCCGGCTGGCGCAACGTGGACAACGGCCCGCAGCGGGTGGCCTTCGTCGCCGACGGCGAGGACATCGACGTGACGTACCGGATCCGGGACGGTGAGGTGACCGGGAGCGTGGCCGGGCAGGCGCTGGGCGCCGTCCACGCCTTCACGCTGGCGCCGGACCGAGTGGACATCGCCGTCGGCGGTACTCGGTGCGCGATGTCGGTGAGCCGCTACGGCGACGAAGCCTACGTCGACAGCGCGCTGGAAAGCACCCGGCTCACCGAGAAGGCCCGGTTTCCCGACCCCACCGCGGTCCGGGAACCGGGGTCGCTGCTCGCGCCGATGCCGGGGACGGTCGTGCGCGTGGCGGTCGAGCTCGGGCAGGAGGTCACGGCCGGTACCCCGATCCTCGTGCTGGAGGCCATGAAGATGGAGCACACGGTGGCGGCCCCCCATGACGGCACGGTCGCCTCGGTGAACGTCGCGATGGGACAGGCCGTCGATACGGGCTCGGTGCTCGCGGTCGTCGAGGAACGGATGGATTGA
- a CDS encoding acyl-CoA carboxylase subunit beta — MPVLKSTLDTASETYLLNRKANLAALAELDEQLEIVRAGGGPKYLERHRKRGRLPVRERIELLVDRDAPFLELSPLAAWGTDFLVGASVVTGVGVVSDVECMIIAHDPTVRGGAMNPYSLRKTLRALEIARRNRLPVINLVESGGADLPTQAELFVPAGKIFHDLTELSAMGVPTVALVFGNSTAGGAYVPGMCDYAVLVDRQAKVFLGGPPLVKMATGEEADDEELGGADMHARVSGLADHFAVDELDCIRIGRQIVAETNWRKLGPPPTELPDEPRYDPEELLGVASADFRVPFDPREVLARVVDGSRFGEYKARYGTSLVTGWASIHGYPVGVLANARGVLFSEESEKASEFILLANQSSTPLIFLQNTTGYMVGTRYEQGGIIKDGAKMINAVTNSTVPHITINIGASFGAGNYGMSGRAYDPRFVFSWVNAKCAVMGPQQLAGVLSIVGRQAAEAAGKPFDVEADEKQRRAIEAQIERESHAFFMSARLYDDGVIDPRQTRTVLGIALSAAHSQEVAGRRGFGVFRM; from the coding sequence ATGCCGGTGCTGAAATCAACGCTCGACACGGCCAGCGAGACCTACCTGCTCAACCGGAAGGCCAATCTCGCCGCGCTGGCCGAACTCGACGAGCAGCTGGAGATCGTTCGTGCGGGAGGCGGCCCGAAGTACCTCGAGCGGCATCGCAAGCGGGGACGGTTGCCGGTGCGGGAGCGGATCGAGCTACTGGTTGACCGCGACGCGCCGTTTCTCGAGTTGTCGCCGCTGGCCGCGTGGGGCACCGACTTCCTGGTGGGCGCCAGCGTGGTCACCGGCGTCGGCGTCGTCTCGGACGTCGAATGTATGATCATCGCCCACGACCCGACGGTGCGCGGCGGGGCGATGAACCCGTACTCGCTGCGCAAGACGCTCCGAGCGCTGGAGATCGCGCGCCGCAACCGGTTGCCGGTGATCAATCTGGTCGAGTCCGGGGGTGCCGACCTGCCGACGCAGGCCGAGCTGTTCGTCCCCGCAGGCAAGATCTTCCACGACCTCACCGAGCTGTCCGCGATGGGGGTGCCGACCGTCGCGCTGGTGTTCGGCAACTCCACCGCCGGTGGGGCGTACGTGCCGGGCATGTGTGACTATGCTGTGCTGGTCGATCGCCAGGCGAAGGTGTTTCTCGGTGGGCCGCCGCTGGTGAAGATGGCCACCGGGGAGGAGGCCGACGACGAGGAGCTCGGTGGGGCGGACATGCACGCGCGGGTGTCCGGGCTGGCGGATCATTTCGCCGTGGACGAGCTGGACTGTATCCGGATCGGCAGGCAGATAGTGGCCGAGACCAACTGGCGCAAGTTGGGGCCGCCGCCGACGGAGCTGCCTGATGAGCCGCGCTACGACCCGGAGGAGCTGCTTGGTGTCGCCTCGGCCGACTTCCGGGTGCCGTTCGACCCTCGGGAGGTCCTGGCCAGGGTTGTGGATGGTTCCCGGTTCGGGGAGTACAAGGCGCGCTATGGCACCAGCCTGGTCACCGGGTGGGCCTCGATCCACGGTTATCCGGTCGGGGTCCTGGCCAACGCGCGCGGCGTGCTGTTCTCCGAGGAGTCCGAGAAGGCCAGCGAGTTCATCCTGCTGGCGAACCAGTCCAGCACTCCGTTGATCTTCCTGCAGAACACCACTGGCTACATGGTCGGCACCCGGTACGAGCAGGGGGGGATCATCAAGGACGGCGCCAAGATGATCAACGCGGTGACCAACAGCACGGTCCCGCACATCACGATTAACATCGGGGCGTCGTTCGGAGCGGGCAACTACGGCATGTCGGGCCGTGCCTACGATCCCCGCTTCGTCTTCAGCTGGGTCAACGCCAAGTGCGCGGTGATGGGGCCGCAGCAACTGGCGGGCGTGCTCTCGATCGTGGGCCGTCAGGCCGCCGAAGCCGCGGGCAAGCCGTTCGACGTCGAGGCCGACGAGAAGCAGCGGCGCGCCATCGAGGCGCAGATCGAGCGCGAGTCGCATGCCTTCTTCATGTCCGCCCGGCTCTACGACGACGGGGTGATCGACCCGCGGCAGACCCGCACGGTGCTGGGTATCGCGTTGTCCGCGGCGCATTCCCAGGAGGTGGCGGGACGGCGCGGTTTCGGCGTGTTCCGGATGTGA